The Egibacteraceae bacterium nucleotide sequence GCTGCGGGTGCCCGACTTCACGGGAGCGGGCGCAGCGCAGCGGAGCCCGGCGGGCGGGGATCTGCGTGCCGCGACCCTGCTCGGGGCGGAGCTGCGCGCCCGCTGCGAGGCCGGCCTCGCCGAGCGCTACGCCGCACCGGGCCGCCGCCACCGCGACCTGCTCGACCGCGAGCTGGCGATGGTCGCCCGCCTCGGCCTCGCGCCCTACTTCCTCACCGTCGCCGAGATCGTCGAGCGCATCCGCGACAAGCAGATCATGGTCGCCTGCCGCGGCTCGGCGGCCGGCAGCCTCGTCTGCTACTGCCTGCGCATCTCCGACGTCGACCCGATCGCCCACGACCTCGCGTTCGAGCGCTTCATGAACCCCTACCGCGACGAGCTGCCCGACATCGACCTCGACGTGGAGAGCGCCCGCCGCGAGGACATCTACGCCGACCTGCTCGCCCGCTACGGCGACGACCGGGTCGCCTGCGTCTGCATGGTCGAGACCTTCAAGGCCCGCATGGCCATCCGTGAGGTCGGCAAGGCGATCGGCTTGCCGTCCGTGGAGATCGACGCCATCGCCAAGGCCTTCCCCCGCATCCGCGCCCGCGACGTGCGCGCCGCGCTGGACACCCTGCCGGAGCTGGCCGGCCTGCACCTCGACCCGGGTGAGGGCGGCCGCGAAGCGGTCGCCGGGGGGCGGGGATCGAACAGGGATCATCTGCGGCTGCTGTTCGACCTCGTCGAGCGCCTCGACGGGCTGCCCCGCCACGTCGCCCTGCACCCCTCCGGCGTGCTCCTCGCCGACCGTACCCTGCGCGACGTCGTGCCCCTGGAGCGCAGCGCCAACGGCTTCGCCATGGCGCAGTTCGACAAGGACGACGTCGAGGCGCTCGGCCTGTGCAAGCTCGACGTGCTCGCCGTGCGGATGCTCTCGTCGATGGCGCACTGCGTGCAGGAGGTCGTGCGCACCCGCGGCGTGGAGCTCGACTTCGAGGAGGTGGCGTGGGACGACGACCCCACCTACGAGCTGATCCGCTCCACCCGCACCCTCGGGATGTTCCAGATCGAGTCGCCCGGCCAGCGCGAGCTGATCGGGAAGTTCCAGCCCGACCACTTCGGCGACCTCGTCGTGGACATCTCGCTGTTCCGTCCCGGGCCCGTCAAGGGCGACATGATCGCCCCCTTCCTGCAACGCCGGCTGGGGAAGGCCAAGGTCGTCTATCCGCATCCCCTGCTCGAGCGGGCCCTCGGCGAGACCTACGGGGTGATCGTCTACCACGAGCAGGTCATGCGCTGCGTCGCCGCGGTCACCGGCTGCGACCTGTCCACCGCCGATCTCGTGCGCCGGCGACTCGGCGATCCCGACGAGGCCGCCGACCTGCGTGACTGGGTCCTCGCCGGCTGCGCCGAGCGGGGCATCCCCGAGCAGACCGCCGTCTCGCTGTGGGACGCCCTCGCCCAGTTCGCCTCGTTCGGGTTCTGCAAGGCCCACGCCGCCGCGTTCGCGGTGCCCACCTACCGCTCCGCGTGGCTGAAGCGCCACTACCTGCCCGAGTTCGTCGCCGGCCTGCTCACCCACGACCCCGGCATGTACCCCCGGCGGCTGCTGCTGGAGGACGCGCGGCAGTTCGGGGTGTGCGTGTTGCCCCTCGACGTCAACCGTTCGGCGCGGGAGTACCGGGTGGAGCGCGTCCCTTCTGCGTTGGCGTTGGCGTTGCTCGGTGTTCATGGGGGGCCGGCGGGGTGGCGGTGGATGGATGGGCGGCTGGTGCCGCCCGGGGGGTTGGATCTCGGGGTGGATCCTGAGGATGCGGGCCAGCGGTTCGGGATCCGGTTGGGGTTGCAGGACGTGGCCGGGATCTCTGGAGAGATGATCCAGAGCCTGTTGGCAGGGCGGCCCTTCACGGATGTCTGCGACCTGCGGCGGCGGGCGGCGCTGAGTGCGCCGGTGGCGGAGGCCCTCGCGCACGTCGGGGCCCTCGACGGGCTGCGCGGGCCGGGGGTCACCCGCCGTGACCTGCTGCTGGAGGTCACCGAGCGCTGGTCAGGGGTCGCACGGCACCGGCCGACGTCGATCGGTGGTCCCGAACAGCTCGGGCTGCTTCCCGATGCGGGGCCGGCGGGACTGGGGGAGTACACCGCCAGCGAGGCGGTGCGCGCCGAGCTGGAGGTGCTCGGCCTGGACGCCAGCACCCCGGTCATCCGCTTCTACGACGCCTTGCTCGACCTGCTCGGCGTGACCCGGGCGATCGACCTGCCGGCGACACGCAACCGCCAGCGGGTCCGCGTCGCGGGGGTGAAGGTCGCCACGCAGACCCCCCCGGTCAAGTCCGGTCAGCGGGTGATCTTCTGCTCCCTGGACGACGCCACCGGCATCGCCGACGCGGCGTTCTTCGAGTCCGTCCACGCCCGCTGCGCCGCCACGGTGTTCCACTCGTGGCTGCTCGTCGTCGAGGGCACGGTGCGCCGCGCCGGCGCCCGCGGCGTGTCGGTGAACGCCGAGACCGCCTGGGACCTGCGCCGGCTCATGCGGGCGTGGCAGGCGGGCACCCTCGACGCGGCCCTCGCCGACCCGACCTCCGACCGTGGGCCCGCAGTCGGGGACGAACCGGCGCCCCGCAGGCTGTGGCACGCCTCCGGCGGATCGGCGGGAGGATAGCCTTGGCAGTGATGCGAACGGTCGTGATGGGACCCGTGCCCGACGAGCTGGCGGCGCTGCTCGAGAAGCGTCGTGCCACTGGCGCCGACCTGTACGACGAGGTGTGGGAAGGGGACTACCACATGGCGCCGGCCCCGCATGCTGCGCACGGTGTGCTCGACCAGCAGCTGGCGGTGCTGCTCGACCCGCTGGCGCGGGCGGCCGGCCTGGTCGGCAGCGGCCCGTTCAACCTCGGTCACCCTGACGACTACAGGGTCCCGGACCGGGGACTGCATCGGGCAGCACCGTCGGGGACCTGGGTGGCCACGGCGGCGCTGGTCGTGGAGATCGTCTCCCCCGACGACGAGACGTGGGCGAAACTGGCGTTCTACGCAGCGCACGAGGTCGACGAGCTCGTGGTCGCCGATCCGCATTCGCGCACGCTGTACTGGCTGGCCCGCTCCGCCGGGGGCGCCTACGAACCTATCGAGGCCAGTGTCCTGCTCGGTGTGGACGCGGCGGCGTTCGCCGAGCAGATCGACTGGCCGCCACGTCGTTGACCACCGCGACCGCCCCGCCGGGCGAGCGGATCCTGCACGTCGACATGGACGCGTTCTACGCGTCGGTGGAGGTGCGCCGGGACCCGACGCTCGCCGGCCGGCCGGTGCTGGTCGGCGGCACCGGGGGCCGGGGCGTGGTCGCCAGCGCCTCCTACGAGGCGCGTGCGCTCGGCATCGCATCCGCCATGCCGATGGCCCGGGCACTGCGGCTGTGTCCCGACGCGGTCGTCGTGGCACCCGACTTCGCCGCCTACACCGCCGTCTCCGCGCAGCTGCGCGAGATCTTCCTGTCCGTGACGCCGTTGGTGGAGCCGCTGTCGATGGATGAGGCGTTCCTCGACGTCGCCGGCTCCGTACGCCTGTTCGGCACCCCCGTGGCCATCGGCGAGGAGCTGCGCCGGCGGATCCGCGTCGAGCTGGGCCTGCCCGCCAGCGTCGGGGTGGCCTCGAACAAGTTCCTCGCCAAGCTCTGCAGCGGCAAAGCCAAGCCGGACGGGCTCCTGCACCTGCCCGACGACCGGGTGGTCGGCTACCTGGCGTCCCTGCCGGTGCGGGACCTGTGGGGGGTGGGGCAGGCCAGCGCCGCGCGGCTGGAGCGCTTCGGGTTGCGCACCGTGGGGGACCTGCGCGTCGCCACCCCGGCGACGCTCGCTCGGATCCTCGGCCGGTCGGCCGCCGGGCACGTCGCCGCACTGGCCCGCGGCGAGGATCCCCGCCCGGTCGTGCCCCACGAGCCGGCCAAGGGCATGAGCGCCGAGGAGACCTTCGAGCGCGACGTCGACGACCCCGCGCGACTGCGGGTCGAGCTGCTGCGCCTGGCCGAACGGGTCGCTCCGCGGCTGCGCCGCGGCGGGGTGAGCGGGCGAACGGTCACGCTCAAGCTGCGCTACGCCAACTTCTCGACGATCACCCGGTCCCGCACCCTGGCGGTGGCGACCGACCAGGCCAGCGAGCTGCACCGCGAGGCGGCTGCGCTGCTCGACGCCCTGCGCCTGGAGCGCGCGCGGGTCCGCCTGGTGGGCCTCGGGGTGACCAACCTGGTCCCGAGCGACGGCGCCCGCCAGCTCGGCCTGCTCGGCGACGACCGTTGGGGTCCCCTGGAGCGCGCGGCCGACACCGCCCGCGACCGCTTCGGCGGAGGGTCCGTGACCCGCGGGGCGCTGCTCGACGATCGGGAGGGCTAGCCGATGGCTAGTCGGCGTCTGGACCGGTTGGCATGGCGGTCCTCTGGCACGCTGACGTCACGGTCATGACTGAGTTGCGTGCACCGGCGCCCACCTTCCGGCCGTTGCTGTACACAGCCGATGTCGTCGTGCCAGTGATCAACCTGCGCCAGCACGAGTTTCCAACTTGGGGGTAGGGATGCCACCCCGGGCCAGACATCGGCACATCGGTCTCTCGAGTTTCCGACGCGTGGGTCGCGAGGCCCCTCCGGCGGGGCGGCCCGTCCGAAGTCGACCGGAAAAAGGAGGGGCGCCATCCTGGACGACCTGCATGCGGTGCCCTGGAGCTCGCTCAGCCACCGCCCACACCGTTCCTTTCCTCGTGGAGATCGCCACGGCACGCGGGGTGGTCGCCGCCCGCCGTGCAGGCAGCCACGGCCGGGCTGGCTGCCCAGTTCCCCGAGGAGGCGTCGTCGGCCGCCGGGCGCATCGGCCTGCTGCGAGCCGAAGCGCCACCGGGCCCGGCCGCAGACCTGTACCGCCTGGCGCACGCCATGCTGAGCCAGCAGGTGACGCCGGACCTGCTCGACGAGGTGGCGGAGCTCAATGGGGACGCCGCCTGCTACCTGCAGTACGCACGTGAGGGCGGGGAGTCGCTCGAGCGCCAGGCCGTTGTCGTCGCCTTCGAGATCGACTCGCTCACATACGGCCAACTGGGCGACGCCTGAGGCGATGTGGCGACAAGCCGCACCGGTGACGCCCACCCGGAACACTGCGCACCCCCCGCGGCAGAGACGTTGCCGTCGAATCTTCCTTGGAGCCCGTGCGCGGCCAGGTGCACCCTTGTGTCTCTGAACAGTCGGCGGGTCGAGTGGAGGACGCCCTCGCCCTTCGACGAACTGCGATTCCCCGAAGCGCTTCCGGCAACTGACCCCCTGGCGTCGCCGGCGGCATCCACACGCCCACACCCTGACAGGTGACGGCCTTCACGAGGTTGCGCTCACCAGCCTCGACTCGGAGCGAGCGAAGGCCGCGCGTATCCGCAGGCTGCGGTGTGCATCCAGCGCGCAGCCACCCCCACGGTGCGGAGGGGTCGGGGACCCAGAACTCCTGCTGGCGCAGGTTGATCACCGGCAGGACCACGTCGGCGGTGTACACCAAGCGGAAAGGGGTCGCGGGAGGGATGCTCGCCGGCTGAACATGATGGCAGATATCTGTTATCATGATGGTATGATTCGTACGCAGGTCCAGCTCACCGCCATGCAGGTGCGTGCCCTGAAGGCAATGGCCGCCGAACGCGACGTGTCCATCTCCCAACTGGTCCGGGAAGGAGTCGACCTGGTGGTGGCGACGCTCCCGGAGACAGCACACCAGCGGGCGCTCACCGTGGTGGGGCGGTATCCGTCAGACGACGGTCGGAACGACGTGGCGCGCGGTCACGACAACCATCTCGACACGATCTTCGCCGACGAATGAGCCTGTTCGTGGACACGTCCGCCCTGTACGCACTGTTGGACCCCAACGATGCCGACCATGGTCGGGCTGCCGGCGTGTTGGACGACAACCCCGCGACCGCGATGAGCACGCACAGCTACGTGTTGGTCGAGACCACCGCGCTCGTCCAGCGACGGCTGGGGATGGAGGCGGCGCGAGGACTCCATGATGCGCTGGTCCCCAGACTCCGTGTCCGCTGGGTGGACGAGGCGTTGCATCGCGCGGCGGTGACGGCGCTGCTGGCGGCCGGCCGGCGGCGTGTCTCCCTGGTGGACTGGGTGAGCTTTGCGATGATGCGCACCGAGGGGGTCACCACCGCGTTCGCATTCGACGAGGACTTCGCGCAGCAGGGCTTCACGACCGTCCCGTGACTGCCCACAAGGCCCAGGCGACCGGCGCTGGCGGGCAATCGAGCTCGTCGTCGCGGATCCGCCGGCGCCGCTGCTCACCGATGACCACGGGCGGGCCGAACAGGCGTCCGGCACCGGCGACGTCGAGGAACGCCTCGTCCAGCGACGGCGGCTCCACCAGCGCCCGACGACCAGGTCGCGGGCTATCTCGCGCCCCGCGCCTGCGCCGGGACGGGGTGAGCGGGCGGACGGTCACCCTGAAGCTGCGCTTCGGCGGGAGATCGGTGACCCGCGGGGGCGCTGCTCGACGAAGGCTGATGGCAGCATGCTGGCGTCCGCCAGGATGCCCCGATCCGTGGGGGCCCCGATGAGTGCTCCACCGGCAGGCGCCGCCTCGGGCGGGTCCGTCACCTTCGTCCTCGGCGCCGACCACGTCGGGGTCGTCACCGTAAACCGCCCCGAGAAGCGCAACGCCATGGACCTGAGCGTGTTCGCGGGCCTGCACGACGCGGCCCGGCGGGCCACGGCCGCCGCCGCCGACGGGACCTGCCGAGCGGTGCTGGTGACCGGCGCGGGTGGGGCGTTCTCCGCCGGGCTCGACCTGGCCCTGTTCGGCGAGCAGATCGCCGGGGCCGGCGCCTTCGACGACGACCGCATCGCCTGGCTGCAGCAGGCGTTCACGGGTTTCGAGGACCTGCCCGTGCCCACGGTGGCCGCGCTCAACGGCACGGCCATCGGGGCGGGCTGCCAGCTGGCGCTGGCCTGCCACCTGCGCGTGGCGGCCCCGGACGTGCGCATCGGGTTCCGGGAAGCGCGGTGGGGACTCCTCCCGGATCTGGGAGGCACCTACCGGCTGCCGCGCCTGGTCGGCCTGTCGCGTGCCATCGACCTCGCCGTGTCGGCCAGGGACCTCGACGCCGCGACGGCGTTGGCCTGGGGGGCCGTCGACGCGGTCCTTCACGGCGACGACTTCGACGGTCAGGCGCACGCCTACGCCGTCCGGCTCGCGCGCGGTCCCACCGTGGCCACCGGGGCCGTGCCCGGGCTGATGCGCCGCGGTCTCGGGACCACCCGGGACGTGGCGCTGGCGGCGGAGCGCGGTGCGCAGCTGGCGTGCCTGGGGTCAGCGGACTTCGGTGAGGCCGTCGCCGCCGCGGCCGAGGGCCGCGAACCCCGCTTCGCCGGTCGCTAGCCCGGCGAGACCGCCCGCTTGCGCTCGCGTCCCGCACCGCGGCGGACGATGGTCAGAATTGGGGGTGCGGCGCTCGATCTGTTGACGCACAATCGGTAGTGGATCCGTATACTGGTGAGCCGGACGACCCCCGGAGCACGAATGCCTCTCTCGGACCGCGAACAGCAGATCCTCTCGGATATTGAGGCACGCCTGCGCGAGGACGATCCCAAGTTCGCCAAGACCGTCGGCACGACGACGGTCTCGTCGCAGGCACGGCGGCAGATCAAGCTCGCGGTGGCGGGTTTCGTCATCGGCTTCCTGCTGATGCTGGCCTTCATCGTCCACATCGTGTTCGGCGTGGTGGGCTTCGCCGTCATGCTCGCCAGCGCCGTCTACGGCGGGAACATGCTGAAACGCCTCGGGCAGGGCCACACGAGCGGGCTCAGCGGACAGCTGCGGGGCGGCTTCGACCGTTTCATGCAGGACAAGCGCGGCCGGAACGACGAGCCCAAACCTTAGCACGGCCCCTAGCCGCGGCGCAGTCGCCCGCGAAGCGCACGGGCCCGCCCGCTGAGAGGTGCATCGCTCCGAGCCTGCGAGGGCGATGCTCAGCTGTGCCGGGTGTGGCGGTCGCGCAGCGATCGCCATGAGGTGCTGAGACGGGCGCCGGCGGTTGCCGCGGCCCCCCGCGCGAGCACGGCGGCCCGCCCCGGCGCCGACCGTCCGGCGAGCAGCAGGCCCCGCAGGGTGACGGCGGAGGCCTCGGCGTCCTCCGCGGCCGACAGCGGGACCTGGGGGGCGTACCGCGCCTGCTCGACCCGGCGGGCGAGGGCGACTGCGGTGGCGGGCCCCGCCGGGTCGGTGGAGGTCCCGGTGAGCCGTTGCAGGTACTCGTGGTCGGTCTCCGAGGCGACCGACCCCATGCCGAGGCCGCGCCCGACGGTCTCGACGCGGGCACGCGCGTTGAGCACCCGGGTCAGCGGCGGCTGCGCCGGGTCCGCCCGCCGGCGCACGACCAGGCCGGTGACCCCGCCCACCCCGGCCAGCGCGATCAGGAGGCCGAGCAGCCACCGGCCCATCCCCGGGCCGTCGTCGGCGTCCACGGCCCCGGCGGCTGCCTGGTCTGCGGGCTCGTCCCGGTCGGTCGGCACGTCCTCGGCCAGCTCGGGTGCCACGGCCGGGTCTTCGGGGGTCTCGGGCACCTCCACCGGTTCGGCGGTGGCCTCCTGTGCCTCGGTCAGCCCAGGCGCCGGGTTCTCGACCGAGGGCACCAAGACGTTGCCGTCGTCGCGGGGGGTGGGCTCGAAGGCCTGCCAGCCGTGGCCGGGGAAGTGCACCTCGACCCAGGCGTGGGCGTTGCCGTTGGTCACCACGTAGGTCCCGTCGGGGGACTGCTCGCCGGGGGTGAAGCCCACGGCCACCCGCGCCGGGATCTCCAGCGCGCGCAGCATCACCGCCATGGTCCCCGCGTACTGCTCGCAGTACCCGACACGGTTGGTGATGAAGGAGCGCATCGCGTCGCCGCTGTGGCCCTGTGGGGGCTCCAGCGAGTACTGCCAGCCGCGCAGCTCGGTCTGGATGGCCAGGGCCTGGTCGAATCGGGTGCGGGCGCCGGCGCCGGCGACGATGTCCCGCGCCAGCGCCGTGACCTCCGGCGGCACGTTGGCTGGCAAGGCGACGTCCTCGGCCCGCGGCGCGGAGTCGAGCGCACGCAGCGTCTCGTAGTCCGGCTCGGGAACCGCCGCGGCGACTCGGTAGCGGTCACCGGGCTGCAGGGTCGCGCCCCGAGCCGTCGTGAGCGTGGCCAGGCGCCCGTCGAACTGGAACCCCCCCGGCCCGGTGACGGCCAACGGCAGGTAGGGGGCGGGCACGAGGACCGCGCCTGGCAGGTCCACCACCTCGACCTCGACGTCCACCAGCCGCGCGTCGAGGGGGCTGGACTCGGGGGGCACCCGTCCGTCCGTCCCGGAGACCGGGGTGCCGCGGATGCCCGCGTTGGTCCACTCGCCGGTCTCGCTGTACTGGTCGAGCGCCGTGGTGCGCAGGTACACGGGCCGCTGCCGGGGCTCGGCGGTCACCCGCATGACCGGTCCCCGGTCGGTGGCGACCAGGTTGCTGCGGATGGACACCATGGGGTTGGTGGTCAGGGTCGTGCCCCCGATCCCCCCGAGCTCGTACCACGGGGGGTCGTCGAAGCCGGGCAGCGTCGCAGCGAGCAGCACGCCGAGGGTGATGGCGATGCCGGCGACGAGCGTGCCGGCCGGGACGAGCACCCCCAGGGCCGCGATCGACGAGGTCGTGCCCGTCGGCCGCACGCCCGGGCCAAAGCGGCCCATCTCCGTGCCGGTCGCGACCAGCACCAGCAGCGCAGACGCCGCCAGGAACGGCACGGTCCAGACCGCGGGGGTGCCCGCCCCGACGGTGAGCAGCAACGGCACCAGCCACAGCCCCAGGGCCGGCAGGATGGCCTTCACGGGTGCGTGCAGCCGGAAGACCATCCCGTCGACCGCATGGGTCAGGGCCCAGATCCCCGTCACGGTGAGCAGCAGCAGGCTCGGCTCGGCGAAGGTCGGTGGAGGCCGGCTGGCGATGAGCTCGAACCCGTGCAGCCACAGCGCTCGGAAGCCGTCGAACGTCCCCGGCGTCGGCAGCACCCCGAGGAGCGTGGTGTCACGCAGGAACACCGTGCTCACGAACACCGCCCATCCGAGCGCGCTGATCCCGAGCGCGAGCACGGGGCCGGTGCCGGTCCTCCGGCAGGCAAAGGACAGCCCGACGACGATCACCACGGCGCCGAGCACCGGCCGCAGGAAGCCCCATCCGATGAACACGCGGCCGAGCGGCAGGCTCGCCGTCGCGAGCATCAGGACCAGCGGCACCAGCAGTGCCTCGCGGCTGCGGTCCGGCCCGGGGGGGGCCGGAGCCGGTGGGGCGGCGGGGGGTGGGGCCGGGGCCCCGCCCGACGGCGGGGTGGGCCGCGCGCGCACGCCGGTGCTCATCGGGGCGCTCCCGTCGTGCGCCGCCGCCGGGGCGCCACCAGCTCGGGCCAGCGGGCCGCGAGGGCGTCACCGGGGCCGAGCACCACGGCCCTCCACCCGGCGGCGGTCAGCAGGCCGGCCAGGCCGGCTCCCCGCGCGCCCGGGTCGTCGGGGGGCACGACGACCACCGCCAGGCGACCGCTGAAGCGACGCCCGCAGGCCAGCAGGGCGCGGACGTCGGGATGCCGCGCCACGGCATCGGCCCCCGGGGGAGGGGCGACGACCGCGCAGAACAGACCGCCGGCCTCTGCGCCGCGCAGGCAGGACAGGGCCGGGCCGACCCCCTCGATGGGCGTGGGCTCCAGCTCGGCGAGACGGTCGAGCAGGGCATCGCGTGGCGCCGCCACGGGGTGGCGGGCGTCCTCCTCGGTGGCCAGCCGGACCTCGTAGCGGTGGTCGGAGAGGTGCCAGAGCAGGCTCGCCGTCACCGAGACGGCCCGCTCGAGCGTCGAGTCGACGCCCGTCCCGTGGTGCGCCGCCCGGCGGGTGTCGCAGAACAGCACCGCCTCCGGCTGCCACTGCAGCTCCTGCTGGCGCACCATCAGCTTGGACCGGTGCGCGGTCGACGGCCAGTGGACCTGGCGCAGGTCGTCGCCGATGACGTACTCGCGCAGCGTGTAGAACTCCTCGCCGGAGCTGAAGAGCCGCCGCGTGTCGCTGGCCTCCGAACCGCGGTGGTTGCCGCGGGTGATGCCCTCCCCGAGCGGCTCGACCAGCGGGTAGACGACCACCTCGACGCTGCCGGGGTAGTGCCGGACCCGTTCGGCGAGGCCGAAGGGGTCGCGCAGGCGCAGGCGCAACGGGCCCACCGCGTACCGGCCGCGTCGGCGCCCGTGCACCGCATAGCGAAAGGACGCCTGGCGGCCGGGTCCGAGCCCCGAGACGACGAAGCGGGGATCGCCGCCTGCGCCCTCGCCTCGGAGCGCCGGGTGGCACTCGTCCTCCACCAGCAGCACCGAGGCGGGCAGCCGGGAGTCGTTGCGCAGGTGCATCACCACCTCGGTCGACGCACCCGTGCGGAGCCGAGCCTGGCCGAGCGACCGGTGGGCGGACACGGTGGCGGTGGACAGGCGCACCGCCACCGCGGCGACCGCCACGAAGGCGGCCGCCGTCGCCGCCACGACGTACAGCTCCTGGAGTCCCAGGAGCCGGCCGAGCACCCACGCGAGGACGCTGGCCACCAGCAGGGACACACCGCGAGCGGTCATGGCGCTAGCGGGCCGCGGGGATCGGCACCATGGACAGCAGCTCGTCGAGGACGGCGTGCGTGCCCTGGTCGCCCAGCTGGGCCTCGGGCGCCAGGATCAGGCGGTGGGCGACGACGGGATGGACGAGCGTCTTGACGTCGTCGGGCACGACGTAGTCACGCCCGAGGGTGACGGCCATCGCCCGGCTGGCCCGCAGCAGCGCCAAGGAGGCACGGGGTGACCCGCCGAGCTCGATGGCGGGATGCTCACGGGTGGCGCGCACGAGGTCGACGATGTAGCGCTTCACGGGGTCGGCGACGTGGATCGCCCGGACGGCCTGGACCATCTCGGCGACCTCCTGCGCGTCCACGACCGCCTTCAGCTGGCCCAGACGGTCGCCGCCGCCGTGCACGTCGAGCACCTCGAGCTCGGCCGTGGCGGAGGGGTACCCGATGGACAGCCGCATGAGGAAGCGGTCGCGTTGCGCCTCGGGCAGGGGGTAGGTGCCCTCCAGCTCGATGGGGTTCTGGGTGGCGATGACCATGAAGGGCACCGCGAGCTCGTAGGTCGTCCCGTCCACGGTGACCTGGCGCTCCTCCATCGCCTCGAGCAACGCCGACTGCGTCTTTGGGCCCGCCCGATTGATCTCGTCACCGAGCACCACGTTGGCGAACACCGCGCCCGGCTTGAACTCGAAGTCGCCCCGCTCCTGGTTGAACACGGTGACGCCGGTGATGTCGCTGGGCAGTAGGTCCGGGGTGAACTGGATGCGCCGCACGCTGCAGGCCATCGACTGTGCGACCGCCTTGGCCAGCAGCGTCTTGCCGACCCCGGGGACGTCCTCCAGGAGCAGGTGACCCTCGGCCAGCAGGGCCACGAGCGCCAGCCGGATGACCTCCGGCTTGCCCTCGACGACGACGCCGATGTTCTGCTCGATGCGCTCGCAGGCGCCGGCCAGCTCCGGCATGCCGACCCCAGCCCCTCGTCTCGTCGCCACGCAATGGTCCAGTCGTGTGTGTGCAGGCCCCGCACCGGCCGAGCACGGGAAAACCACTGTAGCCTCCCCGTACGCGCCCACGAGGCGGGCCCGCGTGGTCACGTACCGTCGAGACGAGGAGAGCACACTCATGGGGGAGCGCGCGCTGCGCCGTGTCGCCGTCCTGGCGATGGTGGCGGTGGTGGCTGCGGCCTGCACCGGCGATGGCGACGAGGGGCTCGTGGACGAGGACACCGAGCCGCCGGTGGTCGAGGACGAGCCCGAGGACGAACCGGCCGAGCGCGACAGCGGCGAGATCATCGTCGGCACGACCGACGCGGTCACCTCGCTGGACCCGGCCGCGGTCCACGACTACTACTCGGCCACCGTGCTCGCCAACCTCGGCGACACATTGGTCGGGTTCGAGCCCGGCGCGACGGAGGCGACGCCCCGTCTCGCCGAGGCCGTGGACGTCTCCGAGGACGGGCTCACCTACACCGTCGTGCTGCGCGAGGGCGTGACCTTCCACGACGGCTCCGAGCTGGACAGCGCGGACGTCCAGTTCTCGCTCGAGCGCGTGCTCGCGATAGGTCACCCGGACGGCGCGGCGTTCCTCCTCGCCGACGTCGCCGAGATCGCGATCCCCGACGAGCGGACGGTCACCATCACGCTCGTCGCCCCGTCCGCGACCTTCCTGGATCGGCTGGCCTACCCCGTGGCGACGATCGTCCCGTCCGACGGTGACTACACGGCGCCGGCCACGGAGGCCGACACCGACGCCGACGTCGAGGCGGAGGGCTTCGTGCACGAGGAGCTCGTCGCGACGGGCCCCTACCGGCTGGTCGACGTCGAGGAGGACGAGGAGATCACCCTCGAGGCGTTCGACGACTACTGGGGCGAGGCGCCCCGCAACGAGCGCGTGGTGCTGCGCTTCTTCCCGTCCTCGGGCGACCTGGCCCAGGCGCTGCTCGAGGATGAGATCGATGTGGCCTTCCGGCAGCTGGCACCCGACCATCGCGCCGAGCTCGCCGAGGCCGGCGGCATCCAGGCCGTGGAGGGCGTGGGGTCGTTCATCC carries:
- a CDS encoding DUF3488 and transglutaminase-like domain-containing protein translates to MSTGVRARPTPPSGGAPAPPPAAPPAPAPPGPDRSREALLVPLVLMLATASLPLGRVFIGWGFLRPVLGAVVIVVGLSFACRRTGTGPVLALGISALGWAVFVSTVFLRDTTLLGVLPTPGTFDGFRALWLHGFELIASRPPPTFAEPSLLLLTVTGIWALTHAVDGMVFRLHAPVKAILPALGLWLVPLLLTVGAGTPAVWTVPFLAASALLVLVATGTEMGRFGPGVRPTGTTSSIAALGVLVPAGTLVAGIAITLGVLLAATLPGFDDPPWYELGGIGGTTLTTNPMVSIRSNLVATDRGPVMRVTAEPRQRPVYLRTTALDQYSETGEWTNAGIRGTPVSGTDGRVPPESSPLDARLVDVEVEVVDLPGAVLVPAPYLPLAVTGPGGFQFDGRLATLTTARGATLQPGDRYRVAAAVPEPDYETLRALDSAPRAEDVALPANVPPEVTALARDIVAGAGARTRFDQALAIQTELRGWQYSLEPPQGHSGDAMRSFITNRVGYCEQYAGTMAVMLRALEIPARVAVGFTPGEQSPDGTYVVTNGNAHAWVEVHFPGHGWQAFEPTPRDDGNVLVPSVENPAPGLTEAQEATAEPVEVPETPEDPAVAPELAEDVPTDRDEPADQAAAGAVDADDGPGMGRWLLGLLIALAGVGGVTGLVVRRRADPAQPPLTRVLNARARVETVGRGLGMGSVASETDHEYLQRLTGTSTDPAGPATAVALARRVEQARYAPQVPLSAAEDAEASAVTLRGLLLAGRSAPGRAAVLARGAAATAGARLSTSWRSLRDRHTRHS
- a CDS encoding MoxR family ATPase, whose product is MPELAGACERIEQNIGVVVEGKPEVIRLALVALLAEGHLLLEDVPGVGKTLLAKAVAQSMACSVRRIQFTPDLLPSDITGVTVFNQERGDFEFKPGAVFANVVLGDEINRAGPKTQSALLEAMEERQVTVDGTTYELAVPFMVIATQNPIELEGTYPLPEAQRDRFLMRLSIGYPSATAELEVLDVHGGGDRLGQLKAVVDAQEVAEMVQAVRAIHVADPVKRYIVDLVRATREHPAIELGGSPRASLALLRASRAMAVTLGRDYVVPDDVKTLVHPVVAHRLILAPEAQLGDQGTHAVLDELLSMVPIPAAR
- a CDS encoding DUF3040 domain-containing protein; translated protein: MSRTTPGARMPLSDREQQILSDIEARLREDDPKFAKTVGTTTVSSQARRQIKLAVAGFVIGFLLMLAFIVHIVFGVVGFAVMLASAVYGGNMLKRLGQGHTSGLSGQLRGGFDRFMQDKRGRNDEPKP
- a CDS encoding DUF58 domain-containing protein, encoding MTARGVSLLVASVLAWVLGRLLGLQELYVVAATAAAFVAVAAVAVRLSTATVSAHRSLGQARLRTGASTEVVMHLRNDSRLPASVLLVEDECHPALRGEGAGGDPRFVVSGLGPGRQASFRYAVHGRRRGRYAVGPLRLRLRDPFGLAERVRHYPGSVEVVVYPLVEPLGEGITRGNHRGSEASDTRRLFSSGEEFYTLREYVIGDDLRQVHWPSTAHRSKLMVRQQELQWQPEAVLFCDTRRAAHHGTGVDSTLERAVSVTASLLWHLSDHRYEVRLATEEDARHPVAAPRDALLDRLAELEPTPIEGVGPALSCLRGAEAGGLFCAVVAPPPGADAVARHPDVRALLACGRRFSGRLAVVVVPPDDPGARGAGLAGLLTAAGWRAVVLGPGDALAARWPELVAPRRRRTTGAPR
- a CDS encoding enoyl-CoA hydratase/isomerase family protein, translated to MSAPPAGAASGGSVTFVLGADHVGVVTVNRPEKRNAMDLSVFAGLHDAARRATAAAADGTCRAVLVTGAGGAFSAGLDLALFGEQIAGAGAFDDDRIAWLQQAFTGFEDLPVPTVAALNGTAIGAGCQLALACHLRVAAPDVRIGFREARWGLLPDLGGTYRLPRLVGLSRAIDLAVSARDLDAATALAWGAVDAVLHGDDFDGQAHAYAVRLARGPTVATGAVPGLMRRGLGTTRDVALAAERGAQLACLGSADFGEAVAAAAEGREPRFAGR